One region of Gossypium raimondii isolate GPD5lz chromosome 6, ASM2569854v1, whole genome shotgun sequence genomic DNA includes:
- the LOC105774383 gene encoding deSI-like protein At4g17486, with the protein MLCTMVLMPRKKKVGSVPVYLNVYDLTPINGYAYWFGLGIYHSGVQVHGVEYGFGAHEHSATGIFEVEPRQCPGFTFRKSILIGRTDLGPKDVRSFMEKLATDYSGNTYHLITKNCNHFCNDVCIQLTGKPIPSWVNRLARLGFLCNCVLPAELNETRVRQVRSEGKLQPVEKKLRSQPSKFVPSSKPLPPSLKSCPPGPAMSSRQRRCIPSSSLIHSSSTSTLSLKL; encoded by the exons ATGCTGTGCACAATGGTGTTGATGCCCCGGAAGAAGAAAGTTGGATCGGTTCCGGTTTATTTGAATGTATATGACTTGACTCCGATTAATGGTTATGCTTATTGGTTTGGCCTTGGGATCTATCATTCTGGGGTTCAAg TTCATGGAGTTGAATATGGTTTTGGAGCGCATGAGCATTCGGCGACTGGAATTTTCGAAGTGGAGCCCAGGCAGTGTCCTGGTTTCACGTTTAGGAAATCTATTTTAATTGGAAGGACCGATTTAGGTCCGAAAGACGTTCGTTCGTTTATGGAGAAACTCGCTACAGATTACTCCGGGAACACTTACCATCTCATCACAAAGAACTGTAATCATTTCTGCAATGATGTGTGTATCCAATTGACAGGGAAACCAATTCCTAGCTGGGTTAATCGACTTGCTAGACTTG GTTTCCTTTGCAACTGTGTTCTCCCAGCAGAGTTGAACGAGACGAGAGTTCGCCAAGTTAGATCAGAAGGTAAGCTTCAACCGGTAGAGAAGAAGTTAAGAAGCCAACCAAGTAAGTTCGTACCTTCTTCTAAACCTCTACCTCCTTCATTGAAATCTTGCCCTCCAGGCCCTGCCATGAGTAGTAGACAAAGGCGATGTATTCCATCGTCGTCTTTGATTCATAGTTCTTCGACCTCGACTTTGAGTTTGAAGCTTTAG